One stretch of Corallococcus exiguus DNA includes these proteins:
- a CDS encoding phage baseplate assembly protein V — MIEQLLQQLIERTESRYFGKYRGYVTNVSDPLNLGRIQCVVPRLMGDVATGWAMPCTPYAGPDQGLFVVPDVGAGVWVEFEGGDLSQPIWSGMWWGQPALADLGQPDSTARVAPDVSEIPKHDYPPQSAVPGVRMLKSATGHYIVLDDRPETARVEIHDRQGNRVILSAEGLDRLISNERTVNEGNRSAEVDGDDHLEVAGKQDETVDGSHTRDVGGDVSLHVTGSLTEKVDVAGYSRTVGGSGLKEIVGGPREDRIQGSHTRIVSGASQETAVGGYGVTSGGNVNLAAGKAVTVAAAMPDMPGPSLNAVSIDALAGNVSINTMLGVCQMGGLTAISPMVLGDGLAIHFTMLAQILKAVNPMTVAAYGPLLDVWAAMTPMLDWSYFGFVKRMPVG; from the coding sequence ATGATCGAACAACTGCTGCAGCAGCTCATCGAACGCACGGAGAGCCGCTACTTCGGCAAGTACCGGGGCTATGTGACGAACGTCTCGGATCCGCTCAACCTGGGGCGCATCCAGTGCGTGGTGCCGCGCCTGATGGGGGACGTGGCCACGGGCTGGGCCATGCCGTGCACGCCATACGCGGGACCGGATCAGGGCCTCTTCGTGGTGCCGGACGTGGGCGCGGGCGTCTGGGTGGAGTTCGAGGGCGGAGACCTATCCCAACCCATCTGGAGCGGCATGTGGTGGGGGCAGCCCGCGCTCGCGGACCTGGGCCAGCCGGACTCCACCGCGCGAGTGGCCCCGGACGTCAGTGAGATTCCCAAGCACGATTACCCGCCCCAGTCCGCGGTGCCGGGCGTGCGGATGCTCAAGTCCGCCACGGGCCACTACATCGTCCTGGACGACCGGCCGGAGACCGCGCGCGTGGAGATCCACGACCGGCAGGGCAACCGCGTCATCCTGTCCGCGGAAGGCCTGGACCGGCTCATCAGCAACGAGCGCACGGTGAACGAGGGCAACCGCTCCGCGGAGGTGGACGGCGACGACCACCTGGAGGTGGCGGGCAAGCAGGACGAGACGGTGGACGGCAGCCACACCCGCGACGTGGGCGGGGACGTGTCGCTGCACGTGACGGGGTCGCTGACGGAAAAGGTGGACGTGGCGGGCTACTCGCGCACGGTGGGTGGCAGCGGCCTGAAGGAGATCGTCGGCGGCCCGCGTGAGGACCGCATCCAGGGCAGCCACACGCGCATCGTCTCCGGCGCGTCGCAGGAAACAGCGGTGGGAGGCTACGGCGTCACGTCCGGCGGCAACGTGAACCTCGCGGCGGGCAAGGCGGTGACGGTGGCCGCGGCGATGCCGGACATGCCGGGCCCGTCGCTCAACGCCGTCTCCATCGACGCGTTGGCAGGCAACGTGTCCATCAACACGATGCTGGGCGTGTGCCAGATGGGAGGCCTCACCGCCATCTCGCCCATGGTGTTGGGGGACGGGCTGGCCATCCACTTCACGATGCTGGCGCAGATCCTCAAGGCGGTGAACCCGATGACGGTGGCTGCGTACGGGCCGCTCCTGGATGTCTGGGCGGCGATGACGCCAATGCTGGACTGGTCCTACTTCGGCTTCGTCAAGCGCATGCCGGTGGGGTGA